From Prosthecobacter vanneervenii:
CCTTCGGGCATGAGGGAGATGGGGGAGGCTTCGAGCTTCTCGATGTCGGCCTGCTTGAAGGCGGTCTTGTTGCCGGCCATGTCCTTGAGGACGATGCCGCTGGCGTCCTGCGCGTCCATGAGTCCGGTGAGGATCTGGCCTCCTTTCGTTTTCACGATGTAGGCGCCGAAGCCTTCGCGGATTTCCATGCTGGGCATGAAGAGGTTGTCCAGCCAGAAGTCGGCGTTGGTGCGGTCGTAGCCGGTGAGGTCGGGTCCGATCTTGCCGCCTTCGCCAAAGAGGGTGTGACAGATGGCGCAGCGGCCCATGAACTGGATCTTGCCCTTGGCTGGATCTCCCAGGCCGGTCTTGACCACCGCCTTGATGCGCTCGGATTCCTTCTTCTTCTCCGGTGTGGGGCCGGTGGCCAGCAGGCCCTTCCAGTGCTTGTCGATGGCGGCGTCGATCTCGGGATCTTTGTGCAGGCTGAGCTGGCGCACGATGTCCACGGTGAACTGCTTGGCAGGAATCTTCCACTCATTCACAAAGCTGACGAGAATCTGCGCCCACTCCTTGCGGCCCGCCATCACACGCAGGGCGTCCTCGCGCAGCGCCTTGTCTCCGGCGATCTGGCCTTCCCAGCCCAGCAGCAGCGCCTCGGGGATGCGCTTGTCATCAAACTTGGCTGCTGCCTGCAGGATGCCGCGCTTGAGGCCCGGCGGGTTCGTGGCTTTCAGGATGTTCACCATCGGCATTACCGCCTCCTGCTTGCCGAGCTCTGCCAGCGTTTTGGCGATGGCGATGCGGGCCGTGTTGCTGGCCTTCTTGTCTTCGAGAAGTTTCAACGCGCTCTTCAGTGCATCTGCATTGCCGCTGCGAAGCGCCAGGGTGAGATCGCCACCGCTCTGCTTGGCTATGTAATCATTGAGCGCCTTCGTCAGCGCCTCGGGCAGCTTCGGCATCTCCGCCCCTTCAAAGGCGGAGGCGATGCCGGCGATGAACTTGCCGCGCAGCGCTTCATCATTCGTCATGGCCAGCAGGTCCGCGCAGGACTGCAGGTTTTCCTCGCCGCCGGCCAGGGCGTAGCGTTTAGCGAGCTTCTCGGCGAGGTGGTCGCGGAAGAGGGTGGTCTTGAGGAAGGCGGTGTCGCTCTTGAGGAAAGCGAAGACGGCGGCGCGTTCTTTTTCCGCTTTCGATTCAAGCGCCCACCACGCGAGGAGGGGCAGGTGGCCGCTGATGTCTTCCGCATCGCCGGCCCAGAGGAGGGGCAGGGCGGTAGATGCTTTCAATTTTTTCGCGGATGCCAGAATCTGGGCGCGGACTTCAATGTTCGTCTCGCTTTTTGCACGTGGAATCAGGCTTCCTTCGACCCATGAAGACCGGCGTTCACCGATTAGTTTGACGATCCATCTCCGCACATAAGCATCTTGATGTTCAAGCAAATTGTAAATGATGGGATCACCCTGGAAGGGTTCTCCTGTCTTATGTTGTGAGATCAAATCAATTGACCAAAGTGCCTCGAGTGCATGAGGGTTGTTATGTTCGGTGAGCATTTTCATCAGCTGCGGGTACAACTGATCTAACTCTCGCCACCCAATCTCCAATACCGCCTGCTTCCGGAACCACTCGTTCGGATGGCTCAAATAGCCGAGCAGTTCATCCGGTGTCGCCTTGCTCAGATCAAAGGGCTTCAGCTTTGGCACTCCGGCGGCAGGGCGTACGCGGTAGATACGGCCGCTCGTTTTGTGCCAGTCGTCGATGGGGCTCACGTGGCTGAGGCGGGTGTCATACCAGTCGGCCATGTAGAAGCCGCCATCGGGGCCCACGCCGGCCCACACGGGGCGGAACCAGCGGTCAGGGGTGCTGAGCAGGTTTTCCTCGTCCTTGGTGCGGAAGGTGGAGCCTTCCGGGATTCGCTCGCTCACATACACGAGGTTTTGCAACGCGTTCGGGGCGATGATCTTGCCCTCATAGGCGCTGCCCAGCAGCCCGCCCTCATACACGGTGAAGGCCTGCGGGAAGCGTTTATTATCACCTTGATGGTTCATGTGCTCAAACCAGCCGAAGGCATACGGATTGGTCAGAGGGCCGTGCTTGCCCCAGCCTTTGATGCCGTAGCTGCCCTGCTCGTAGTGCATGCCGCGGCTGGCTCCGTTGGTGCCGGAGAAGAGGCGACCCTTGCTGTCGATGTCCAGGCTGAAGGTGTTGCCGCCGCCCTCGGCGTAGATTTCAAAAGTCTTCTTGATGGGGTGGTAGCGCCAGATGCACTGCCCCTCCCATTTCACATTCTTGGTGTTGGCGCTGCTGACATTGCCGGTGGTGGTGCTGCCGTTGGCACCGTAGAGCCAGCCGTCCATGCCCCACTGCAGGTTTGTGGCCACGCTGTGGGTGTCCTCCAGGCCAAAGCCGCTCAGCTCCACCTCGGGCGTGTCAGAGTCAGGCTTGGCGTCAAAGTCAGCATCCGCATAACTGAGCAGGTAGGGTGGGTTCAGCACCCAGATGCGGCCCATGCCATGCAGCGCCGCGCTGGCGATGTTGAGGCCAGTGATGACGTCCTCATGCTTGTCAAAGAAGCCGTCGCCGTCTGTATCTTCAAAGACGGTGATCTTGTCCGCGCCCTTTTCGCCACGAGGCGGGGGGAGGGGGACTTTGTCAAACTTGGCGCGCAGGTGCTGGTCGTAGCTGATGATCTTGAGCCCGGCGGGAAACTGGTACTGGCGGTACTGTACCACCCACATGCGGCCTTTGGAGTCCCAGCTGGCATACAGCGGCTGCTCCACCACCGGCTCGGCGGCCATGAGATCGATCGCCACGTCGCTGCGCGTTTTGAATTTCTTCAGTGCCTCTTCCGGGGGCGTGGGCGGGGTGTCGTCGCGCATCACCCCGCGTCCAGCGCGGGTCTCCATGATCTTCTTCACCGCCTCATTGCCAGCCACGGCGTCCGGTTTGACGTTGGGGTCGGCGGCGAGCGCGGAACTGCCTAGCAGGAGGAGGAAAAGACGCGTGTTCATGGGCGGGGTGGATTAACAAACGGAGCGGCGGCGCATTCTTGCCACCTTATCACCGGTTCCGGTATTTTCGTGTGTCGTAGCGGTAGCCGGGGGCGGCCGCCCGCCATTTTGGGGAACAAAACCTAAATATATTCCAATGTTTATGGTTGTTGCTCCCGTAAAGAGGTGTGCCACAGTACTTCACTGATGCGTCTTACCAGCAGTTCCAGCACCGCCGCGCCTCTCGTGACGCGCTCCGCGCCGCCCACGTCGCAGGAGCTTACCGTCATGATGCCGTTTGGACGGTATTCCGTGCAGGCGCAGGTGGGCATCGGCGGCATGGGCACCGTGTACCGGGGCACCCAGCTCAGCCTGGGCAGGCCGGTGGCCATCAAGGTGCTGCGTGTGAGCGACGGCTACGACTTCGCCTTTGAAGACCGCTTCCGCAGGGAGGCACGGGCCATGGCCACGCTGAACCACCCGAATATCGTGGCCATTTACGACTACGGCCACATCGGCACCGAGTTCCTCTTCTTCGTCATGGAGTACGTCGATGGCACGGACCTCGGTGACATCATGCGCACCGGCCGCATGACGCGCGAGCTGGCGCTGCAACTGCTGCCGCAGATCTGCGCGGGGCTGGAGTACGCGCATTCCAAGGGCATCGTTCACCGCGACATCAAGCCCGCCAACATCATGCTTACCCGCCAAGGCGAGGTGAAGATCACCGACTTTGGCCTGGCGAAGGATGTGATGCGCGCCCCTTCCATGGTGACGGAGACGCACATGGTCATGGGCACGCCGGAGTACGCTGCGCCGGAGCAGTTCAATGCGCACCGGCACGTGGACCACCGGGCTGACATCTACGCCCTGGGTGTGCTGATGTACCAGATGCTGACTGGGGCGCTGCCGCGTGGCTCCTGGCAGCCGCCCTCCAGCCTGCTGCCCGGGCTGGACCCCCGGCTGGACGCCGTTGTCATCCGGGCGCTGATGACCGACCCCGGGCACCGCTTTCAAAATGTAGGCGACATGCGCCGTGCCATCGAGGCCGCCATGGTGCCAGCCGCTCAGGCTCCCAGCAGGCCCATGCCCGTGGCCCAGCCCAGCGCCGGGCGCATCCTCCTTCTGGAGGACGATCTCATGGTGCGCGATCTGATGCGGCGTGCGCTGGAAAAGGCGGGTTACGAAGTGGTCGAAACGGGAGACGGCAAGGACACACTGCGACTCTACCAAGAGGCCATGCACCAGGGGCAGCCCTACGATCTGGCCATCCTCGACCTCACCATTCCCGATGGCATGTGCGGGCGTGAGACGATGCTCTACCTCCGCCGCATGGACCCGCAGATCCTCGCCATCGTCTCCTCCGGCTACCGGGACGATCCCGTGATGAAAGACTGCGGTGCCTACGGTTTTGCCGCCGCCCTGCCCAAGCCCTACCAGGTGGAGGGCCTGCTGCAGATCGTGAATGGTGTGCTGGCTGTGGGACGAAGGAGGACGCTATAAGCACATTGCCAGCAAGGGCTTCCTGTCTTTAAATAAACGGATGCTGACCCGGCTTAGAATCAAAGGCTTCAAAAATCTCTCAGATGTGGAGGTGTTTTTTGGCCCCTTCACGTGCATTGCGGGTGCAAATGCGGTGGGGAAATCGAACCTTTTTGATGCCATTCGCTTTCTTTCCCTGCTAGCGGATATGAAGCTGGACGAAGCGGCACGTTCTATCCGGGCCGAAGACGATCGTAACGGAGACGTTCGCTCACTTTTCACTAATGACGGGTACGCCGTTGCCAAAGAGATCGAATTCGATCTGGACATGATTGTTCCTCGTGAAGCAGTGGATGAACTTGGACAGACTGGAGAAGCCTCCACTACCTGCCTCAATTACAAGCTGAGGATTGGTTACCGTGAAACTGCAGACGATCGCAGACAGCTTGGCGAACTTGAGCTGTTGTTTGAGGAATTAAACTACATCACACACACTGATGCAAGAAAACGACTGCGTTTTCATCCTTCCAGGGCTTGGCTTGAATCGGTCATAGTTGGCCGTAAAACCAGCAAGCTCATTTCCACGCTGTCTGAAAGTGGAAAAACATTCGTGGTGCTGCATCAGGACGGTGCCGCGCGCACAGGGCTTAATAAACGTGGTGTTGGCTACAAGCGTGTTGCACGGCAGCTTCCACGTACTGTGCTTTCTGCGGGTGATGCGGACAGCCCGACGGTTCTCTGCGCGCGTGTCGAATTGCGCAGCTGGGAATTGCTGCAGCTAGAGCCTTCTGCGATGCGAGAGAGTGACAGCATCAATCAATCAACTGGTGTGGATGCCAGCGGTG
This genomic window contains:
- a CDS encoding DUF7133 domain-containing protein, with amino-acid sequence MNTRLFLLLLGSSALAADPNVKPDAVAGNEAVKKIMETRAGRGVMRDDTPPTPPEEALKKFKTRSDVAIDLMAAEPVVEQPLYASWDSKGRMWVVQYRQYQFPAGLKIISYDQHLRAKFDKVPLPPPRGEKGADKITVFEDTDGDGFFDKHEDVITGLNIASAALHGMGRIWVLNPPYLLSYADADFDAKPDSDTPEVELSGFGLEDTHSVATNLQWGMDGWLYGANGSTTTGNVSSANTKNVKWEGQCIWRYHPIKKTFEIYAEGGGNTFSLDIDSKGRLFSGTNGASRGMHYEQGSYGIKGWGKHGPLTNPYAFGWFEHMNHQGDNKRFPQAFTVYEGGLLGSAYEGKIIAPNALQNLVYVSERIPEGSTFRTKDEENLLSTPDRWFRPVWAGVGPDGGFYMADWYDTRLSHVSPIDDWHKTSGRIYRVRPAAGVPKLKPFDLSKATPDELLGYLSHPNEWFRKQAVLEIGWRELDQLYPQLMKMLTEHNNPHALEALWSIDLISQHKTGEPFQGDPIIYNLLEHQDAYVRRWIVKLIGERRSSWVEGSLIPRAKSETNIEVRAQILASAKKLKASTALPLLWAGDAEDISGHLPLLAWWALESKAEKERAAVFAFLKSDTAFLKTTLFRDHLAEKLAKRYALAGGEENLQSCADLLAMTNDEALRGKFIAGIASAFEGAEMPKLPEALTKALNDYIAKQSGGDLTLALRSGNADALKSALKLLEDKKASNTARIAIAKTLAELGKQEAVMPMVNILKATNPPGLKRGILQAAAKFDDKRIPEALLLGWEGQIAGDKALREDALRVMAGRKEWAQILVSFVNEWKIPAKQFTVDIVRQLSLHKDPEIDAAIDKHWKGLLATGPTPEKKKESERIKAVVKTGLGDPAKGKIQFMGRCAICHTLFGEGGKIGPDLTGYDRTNADFWLDNLFMPSMEIREGFGAYIVKTKGGQILTGLMDAQDASGIVLKDMAGNKTAFKQADIEKLEASPISLMPEGLTTGMSDADLKDFFAYLMKK
- a CDS encoding protein kinase domain-containing protein translates to MRLTSSSSTAAPLVTRSAPPTSQELTVMMPFGRYSVQAQVGIGGMGTVYRGTQLSLGRPVAIKVLRVSDGYDFAFEDRFRREARAMATLNHPNIVAIYDYGHIGTEFLFFVMEYVDGTDLGDIMRTGRMTRELALQLLPQICAGLEYAHSKGIVHRDIKPANIMLTRQGEVKITDFGLAKDVMRAPSMVTETHMVMGTPEYAAPEQFNAHRHVDHRADIYALGVLMYQMLTGALPRGSWQPPSSLLPGLDPRLDAVVIRALMTDPGHRFQNVGDMRRAIEAAMVPAAQAPSRPMPVAQPSAGRILLLEDDLMVRDLMRRALEKAGYEVVETGDGKDTLRLYQEAMHQGQPYDLAILDLTIPDGMCGRETMLYLRRMDPQILAIVSSGYRDDPVMKDCGAYGFAAALPKPYQVEGLLQIVNGVLAVGRRRTL
- a CDS encoding AAA family ATPase, with amino-acid sequence MVCWLWDEGGRYKHIASKGFLSLNKRMLTRLRIKGFKNLSDVEVFFGPFTCIAGANAVGKSNLFDAIRFLSLLADMKLDEAARSIRAEDDRNGDVRSLFTNDGYAVAKEIEFDLDMIVPREAVDELGQTGEASTTCLNYKLRIGYRETADDRRQLGELELLFEELNYITHTDARKRLRFHPSRAWLESVIVGRKTSKLISTLSESGKTFVVLHQDGAARTGLNKRGVGYKRVARQLPRTVLSAGDADSPTVLCARVELRSWELLQLEPSAMRESDSINQSTGVDASGAHMAATLYELGRIPLIPGTPADPEAVYQRVSNRLSELLGDVRGVGVDVDEKRELLSLYLVDRMGVRTPARSLSDGTLSFIALVIKQMESRGNRLLCMEEPENGIHPRRIPAILDLLQDIAVDVSSAVDDANPLRQIIVNTHSPSVVQQVPDESVLFAETVPSWTPGRKTFERLVFRILPDTWRSKGNDDEMIVKKASLLAYLRVPGKRRESEDEEHKERRVIDSAYVQTVLEL